In the genome of Pseudomonas sp. HS6, one region contains:
- the pcaF gene encoding 3-oxoadipyl-CoA thiolase: MMRDVYICDAIRTPIGRFGGGLAAVRADDLAAVPIKALMERNPSVDWSAIDEVFLGCANQAGEDNRNVARMALLLAGLPDSVPGVTLNRLCASGMDAIGTAFRAIASGEMELAIAGGVESMSRAPFVMGKADAAFSRNMKLEDTTIGWRFINPLMKAQYGVDAMPQTADNVADDYEISREDQDAFALRSQQRTAAAQAAGYFAEEIVEVRIAHKKGETVVSQDEHPRADTTLEALTKLKPVNGPDKTVTAGNASGVNDGAAALILASAEAVKKHGLTARAKVLGMASAGVAPRVMGIGPVPAVRKLTERLGVAVSDFDVIELNEAFASQGLAVLRELGLADDAAQVNPNGGAIALGHPLGMSGARLVLTALHQLEKTGGKKGLATMCVGVGQGLALAIERV, encoded by the coding sequence ATGATGCGTGATGTTTATATCTGCGATGCGATCCGTACGCCCATCGGTCGATTCGGTGGTGGTCTGGCGGCGGTTCGCGCTGATGATCTGGCCGCTGTGCCGATCAAGGCCCTGATGGAACGCAATCCGTCGGTGGACTGGAGCGCCATCGATGAGGTGTTCCTCGGCTGCGCCAACCAGGCCGGCGAAGACAACCGCAACGTCGCGCGCATGGCGCTGCTGCTGGCCGGTCTGCCGGACAGCGTTCCGGGCGTCACCCTCAATCGCCTTTGCGCGTCGGGCATGGACGCCATCGGCACGGCGTTCCGCGCCATCGCCAGCGGTGAAATGGAGCTGGCGATTGCCGGCGGCGTCGAGTCGATGTCCCGCGCGCCGTTCGTGATGGGCAAGGCTGACGCCGCGTTCTCGCGCAACATGAAACTGGAAGACACCACCATCGGCTGGCGTTTCATCAACCCTTTGATGAAGGCCCAGTACGGCGTCGATGCGATGCCGCAGACCGCCGATAACGTCGCCGACGATTACGAAATTTCCCGCGAGGATCAGGACGCTTTCGCCCTGCGCAGTCAGCAACGTACTGCCGCCGCTCAGGCTGCCGGCTACTTCGCCGAGGAAATCGTCGAAGTGCGGATCGCCCACAAGAAGGGCGAAACCGTAGTCAGCCAGGACGAACATCCTCGCGCCGACACCACGCTTGAAGCCCTGACCAAATTGAAACCGGTCAACGGCCCGGACAAGACCGTCACCGCTGGCAACGCTTCGGGCGTGAATGACGGGGCCGCCGCGCTGATTCTGGCCTCGGCCGAAGCGGTGAAAAAACACGGTTTGACCGCCCGCGCCAAAGTGCTGGGGATGGCCAGCGCCGGGGTTGCACCACGGGTGATGGGCATTGGCCCGGTGCCAGCGGTGCGCAAACTCACCGAGCGCCTCGGCGTGGCGGTCAGCGATTTCGATGTGATCGAACTCAACGAAGCGTTTGCCAGCCAAGGCTTGGCGGTGCTGCGCGAACTGGGGCTGGCGGACGACGCGGCCCAGGTCAACCCGAACGGCGGCGCGATTGCCCTCGGCCATCCGTTGGGTATGAGCGGCGCGCGCCTGGTGCTGACCGCCCTGCATCAGCTGGAAAAGACCGGTGGCAAGAAAGGTCTGGCAACCATGTGCGTCGGTGTCGGTCAGGGTCTGGCCCTGGCCATCGAACGCGTCTGA
- a CDS encoding methyltransferase domain-containing protein: MITRLKSAPDWDAKAYQQFSRLRQRPVHELLDRVELHNPQRIYDLGCGTGIATQLLAERWPRAQLAGIDSSEKMLDEARSLPIKASWQQCDLLDWQPEQRADLLLAAAVLHFIDDHAHLLPHLLGQLNPGGCLAAHMPDWRDALWYQLTLETLDDAGGKPLGSTQLRQRMAARPLLSLEGYYRLLAPLTTSLDIWETEQLQVVDGKSPIYDWVKVSALRPVMQGLTSEEQARFIYHYLMRVQAHYPQEDDGHTLFPFKRIFIVAKV; this comes from the coding sequence ATCACCCGACTCAAATCGGCTCCCGACTGGGATGCCAAGGCCTACCAGCAGTTTTCCCGTCTCAGGCAGCGCCCGGTCCATGAATTGCTCGACCGCGTCGAACTGCACAATCCCCAGCGTATTTATGACCTCGGCTGCGGCACTGGCATCGCCACGCAACTGTTGGCCGAACGCTGGCCTCGTGCACAGCTCGCGGGTATCGACAGCTCAGAGAAAATGCTCGATGAAGCCCGCAGTCTGCCAATCAAGGCATCGTGGCAACAATGCGATCTGCTCGACTGGCAGCCGGAGCAACGGGCGGATCTATTGCTGGCGGCCGCCGTGCTGCATTTCATCGACGATCATGCGCACTTGCTGCCGCACCTGCTTGGCCAGCTCAATCCCGGCGGCTGCCTGGCCGCGCACATGCCCGACTGGCGCGATGCGCTGTGGTATCAACTGACGCTCGAGACCCTCGACGATGCCGGAGGCAAACCCTTGGGCAGCACTCAACTGCGCCAGCGCATGGCGGCGCGACCGTTGTTGTCACTGGAGGGTTACTACCGTTTGCTGGCACCGCTGACCACTTCGCTGGATATCTGGGAGACCGAGCAATTGCAGGTGGTTGACGGCAAGTCGCCGATTTATGACTGGGTGAAGGTGTCGGCGCTGCGGCCGGTGATGCAGGGACTGACCTCAGAGGAACAGGCGCGCTTCATTTATCACTACCTGATGCGGGTGCAGGCGCATTATCCGCAGGAGGACGACGGGCATACGTTGTTTCCGTTCAAGCGGATTTTCATTGTTGCCAAGGTGTGA
- the pcaG gene encoding protocatechuate 3,4-dioxygenase subunit alpha: MTLTATTSHTVGPYYHIGLTWLNRENLANELTLGQRVAITGQVVDGNGDVVNDAMLEVWQANAAGKYDHPEDEQAKPLDPNFEGFGRVPVDAEGRFRFTTIKPGTVEGLKGSTQAPHLVVLVFARGLVKHLLTRIYFEGDPANVNDPLLECVPAERRTTLLAKPDAAGVYQWNVILQGTDAETVFFDY, encoded by the coding sequence ATGACCCTGACTGCGACCACGTCCCACACCGTCGGGCCGTATTACCACATCGGCCTGACCTGGCTGAATCGCGAGAACCTCGCCAACGAACTGACCCTTGGCCAGCGCGTGGCGATCACCGGGCAAGTGGTGGACGGTAACGGCGATGTCGTCAACGACGCCATGCTCGAAGTCTGGCAGGCCAACGCCGCCGGCAAATATGACCACCCGGAAGACGAGCAGGCCAAGCCGCTCGACCCTAATTTCGAAGGTTTCGGCCGGGTGCCGGTAGACGCCGAAGGGCGCTTCCGTTTCACCACGATCAAACCGGGCACGGTCGAAGGCCTGAAAGGCTCGACCCAGGCGCCGCACTTGGTGGTGCTGGTGTTCGCGCGCGGGTTGGTGAAGCACTTGCTGACGCGGATTTATTTCGAGGGCGATCCGGCGAACGTGAATGATCCGCTGCTCGAATGCGTACCGGCCGAGCGCCGCACCACGTTGCTGGCCAAGCCGGATGCGGCGGGCGTTTATCAGTGGAATGTGATCCTGCAGGGCACTGACGCGGAAACCGTGTTCTTCGATTACTGA
- the pcaC gene encoding 4-carboxymuconolactone decarboxylase, which translates to MDEKQRYDDGMQVRRAVLGDAHVDRSLTTLTEFNSEFQEMITRHAWGDIWTRPGLPRHTRSLITIAMLIGMNREGELKLHLRAAANNGVSRGEIKEVIMQSAIYCGIPAANATFHLAESVWDELGTESRE; encoded by the coding sequence GTGGACGAGAAACAACGTTATGACGACGGCATGCAAGTGCGCCGCGCGGTGCTCGGCGACGCTCATGTCGATCGCAGCCTGACCACGCTGACCGAGTTCAACTCGGAGTTCCAGGAGATGATTACCCGTCACGCCTGGGGCGACATCTGGACCCGTCCGGGCCTGCCGCGCCACACCCGCAGCCTGATCACCATCGCCATGCTGATCGGCATGAACCGCGAAGGCGAACTCAAGTTGCATCTGCGCGCAGCGGCCAACAATGGCGTGAGCCGGGGCGAGATCAAGGAAGTGATCATGCAGAGCGCGATCTACTGCGGGATTCCGGCGGCGAATGCGACGTTTCATCTGGCCGAGTCGGTGTGGGATGAGTTGGGTACCGAGTCACGCGAGTAA
- a CDS encoding 3-carboxy-cis,cis-muconate cycloisomerase, whose protein sequence is MTQRPGNQLFDAYFTARDMRDVFCDQGRVQAMLDFEAALARAEARVGVIPASAVASIENACRAGLFDFAALGEAIATAGNSAIPLVKALGKQIAATDVEAERYVHLGATSQDVMDSGLVLQLRQALELIEGELAQLAESLAIQAQHHAATPLAGRTWLQHATPVTLGMKIAGWLGAVTRSRQRLRELKPRLLVLQFGGASGTLAALGEQAMPIARALAEELQLTLPEQPWHTQRDRIVEFGAVLGLIAGSLGKLGRDISLLMQTEAAEVFEPSAPGKGGSSTMPHKRNPVGAAVLIGAATRVPGLVSTLFSAMPQEHERSLGLWHAEWETLPDICCLVSGALQQARLLTDGLEVDAARMARNLELTQGLVLAEAVSIVLAQRVGRDAAHHLLEQCCKRAVAEQRHLRAVLGEEPQVTVELSATELDHLLDPAHYLGQAQTWVERAVAEHNALSD, encoded by the coding sequence ATGACTCAGCGACCGGGCAATCAATTGTTCGATGCCTATTTCACTGCCCGCGATATGCGCGACGTGTTCTGCGATCAGGGCCGGGTGCAGGCGATGCTCGACTTCGAAGCGGCGCTGGCCCGGGCCGAAGCGCGGGTCGGGGTGATTCCGGCGAGTGCTGTGGCATCCATCGAAAACGCCTGCCGCGCCGGACTGTTCGATTTCGCCGCGTTGGGTGAAGCCATCGCCACGGCGGGCAATTCGGCGATTCCGCTGGTCAAGGCCTTGGGCAAACAGATTGCCGCCACCGATGTCGAGGCCGAGCGCTATGTGCATCTGGGCGCCACTAGCCAGGACGTGATGGATTCCGGGCTGGTGCTGCAATTGCGTCAGGCGCTGGAATTGATTGAAGGTGAGTTGGCGCAACTGGCTGAATCCCTCGCCATTCAGGCGCAACACCACGCCGCGACGCCGCTGGCCGGGCGCACCTGGCTGCAGCACGCGACACCAGTGACCCTCGGCATGAAGATCGCCGGCTGGCTTGGTGCCGTGACCCGCAGCCGTCAGCGTCTGCGCGAACTCAAGCCGCGCCTGCTGGTGCTGCAATTCGGTGGCGCGTCCGGCACCCTTGCGGCGCTTGGCGAACAAGCGATGCCGATTGCTCGTGCACTGGCTGAAGAACTGCAACTGACCCTGCCGGAACAACCGTGGCACACCCAGCGTGATCGCATCGTCGAGTTCGGTGCAGTGCTCGGTCTGATCGCCGGCAGCCTCGGCAAACTCGGTCGCGACATCAGCCTGTTGATGCAGACCGAAGCGGCGGAAGTGTTCGAACCTTCGGCGCCGGGCAAGGGCGGTTCCTCGACCATGCCGCACAAACGCAACCCGGTGGGTGCGGCGGTGTTGATCGGTGCGGCGACCCGCGTGCCGGGGCTGGTCTCGACGCTGTTCAGCGCCATGCCCCAGGAACACGAGCGCAGCCTCGGCTTGTGGCATGCCGAATGGGAAACCCTGCCGGACATCTGCTGCCTGGTGTCGGGCGCTCTGCAACAGGCGCGATTGCTGACCGACGGTCTGGAGGTCGATGCGGCGCGCATGGCCCGCAACCTGGAATTGACCCAAGGTCTGGTGCTGGCCGAGGCGGTGAGCATCGTCCTCGCGCAACGGGTCGGCCGCGACGCTGCGCATCATCTGCTCGAACAATGCTGCAAGCGGGCGGTGGCCGAGCAACGCCACCTGCGTGCGGTACTCGGTGAAGAACCGCAAGTGACCGTCGAACTCAGCGCAACCGAACTGGATCATCTGCTCGATCCCGCCCATTACCTCGGTCAGGCGCAGACCTGGGTCGAGCGTGCGGTGGCCGAACACAACGCATTGTCTGACTGA
- a CDS encoding MFS family transporter, producing the protein MTTTTSHYTGEERSKRIFAIVGASSGNLVEWFDFYVYAFCAIYFAPAFFPSDNPTVQLVNTAGVFAAGFLMRPIGGWIFGRVADKHGRKNSMLISILMMCFGSLLIACLPTYNSIGVWAPVLLLFARLLQGLSVGGEYGTTATYMSEVALKGQRGFFASFQYVTLIGGQLLAVLVVVILQQFLSEDELRAYGWRIPFVVGAVAALISLFLRRTLKETTNKETRAHKDAGSISALFRDHKAAFITVLGYTAGGSLIFYTFTTYMQKYLVNTAGMHAKTASFIMTGALFLYMCMQPLFGMLADKIGRRNSMLWFGALGTLFTVPILLSLKSVSSPFLAFVLITVALAIVSFYTSISGLVKAEMFPPEVRALGVGLAYAVANAIFGGSAEYVALSLKAGGMENAFYWYVTVMMAVAFLFSLRLPKQAAYLHHDL; encoded by the coding sequence ATGACAACCACCACCTCTCATTACACCGGCGAGGAGCGCAGCAAGCGCATCTTTGCCATTGTCGGCGCCTCGTCCGGCAATCTGGTCGAATGGTTCGACTTCTACGTCTACGCATTCTGCGCGATCTATTTCGCCCCGGCGTTTTTCCCCTCGGACAACCCCACGGTGCAGTTGGTCAACACCGCAGGCGTGTTCGCCGCCGGGTTCCTGATGCGACCGATCGGCGGCTGGATCTTCGGCCGGGTGGCGGACAAGCACGGGCGCAAGAATTCGATGCTGATCTCGATTCTGATGATGTGCTTCGGCTCGTTGCTCATCGCCTGTCTGCCGACCTACAACAGCATCGGCGTCTGGGCGCCGGTGCTGTTGCTGTTCGCGCGTCTGTTGCAGGGCTTGTCGGTGGGCGGTGAGTACGGCACCACAGCGACTTACATGAGCGAAGTCGCGCTCAAGGGCCAGCGCGGTTTCTTCGCCTCGTTCCAGTACGTAACCCTGATTGGTGGTCAACTGCTGGCGGTGCTGGTGGTGGTGATCCTGCAACAGTTTCTCTCTGAAGATGAACTGCGCGCCTACGGCTGGCGGATTCCGTTTGTGGTCGGGGCGGTGGCGGCGCTTATTTCGTTGTTCCTGCGTCGTACGCTGAAAGAAACCACCAACAAGGAAACGCGCGCGCACAAAGACGCCGGCAGTATCAGTGCGCTGTTCCGCGATCACAAAGCCGCGTTTATCACCGTGCTGGGTTACACCGCCGGTGGATCGCTGATTTTCTATACCTTCACCACGTACATGCAGAAGTACCTGGTGAATACCGCCGGCATGCACGCCAAGACCGCGAGCTTCATCATGACCGGCGCGCTCTTCTTATATATGTGCATGCAGCCGCTGTTCGGCATGCTCGCCGACAAGATCGGCCGGCGTAATTCGATGCTCTGGTTCGGCGCCCTCGGTACGCTGTTCACCGTGCCGATCCTGTTGAGCCTGAAAAGCGTCAGCAGCCCGTTCCTGGCCTTTGTGTTGATCACTGTGGCGCTGGCGATCGTCAGTTTCTACACCTCGATCAGCGGCCTGGTGAAAGCCGAAATGTTCCCGCCGGAAGTCCGCGCTCTTGGCGTCGGCCTGGCCTATGCGGTGGCCAATGCGATCTTCGGCGGTTCGGCGGAATATGTGGCTCTGAGCCTCAAGGCCGGAGGCATGGAAAACGCTTTCTATTGGTACGTCACGGTGATGATGGCCGTAGCGTTCCTGTTCAGCCTGCGCCTGCCGAAACAGGCCGCGTATTTGCACCACGACCTTTGA
- the pcaH gene encoding protocatechuate 3,4-dioxygenase subunit beta has product MTDKPGYRRPQEGTQPPYLHPNYQSTNLRSPSKPLVFLPHSLSEITGPTIGAERVGDTDNDLTAQHQGEPLGERIIIHGRVLDEDGLPVPGILVEIWQANAAGRYNHARDLHDAPLDPNFTGTGRTVTDADGWYQFQTIKPGAYPWGNHHNAWRPAHVHFSLFGPSILTRLVTQMYFPGDPLLPYDPIYNCVPDTSAKERLIAAFDLEKTIPSYALAYRWDIVLRGREATPMEK; this is encoded by the coding sequence ATGACTGACAAGCCTGGTTACCGCCGCCCGCAGGAAGGCACCCAGCCGCCGTACCTGCACCCGAATTATCAATCCACCAATCTGCGCTCGCCGTCCAAGCCGTTGGTGTTTCTGCCTCACTCGTTGTCGGAAATCACTGGCCCGACCATCGGTGCCGAGCGAGTGGGCGACACTGATAACGATCTGACCGCCCAGCATCAGGGTGAGCCGCTGGGTGAGCGGATCATCATTCACGGGCGTGTGCTCGATGAAGACGGCCTGCCGGTGCCGGGGATTCTGGTGGAGATCTGGCAGGCCAACGCTGCCGGCCGCTACAACCACGCCCGCGACCTGCACGACGCACCGCTGGACCCGAACTTCACTGGCACTGGCCGCACCGTGACCGACGCCGATGGCTGGTATCAGTTCCAGACCATCAAGCCCGGCGCCTATCCGTGGGGCAACCACCACAACGCCTGGCGCCCGGCCCACGTGCATTTTTCGCTGTTCGGGCCGAGCATCCTGACGCGTCTGGTCACGCAAATGTACTTCCCGGGCGATCCGCTGCTTCCGTATGACCCGATCTACAACTGCGTGCCGGACACCTCGGCCAAGGAACGCCTGATCGCTGCTTTCGATCTGGAAAAAACCATTCCGTCCTACGCCCTCGCTTATCGCTGGGACATCGTGCTGCGCGGCCGCGAAGCCACGCCGATGGAGAAATGA
- the pcaD gene encoding 3-oxoadipate enol-lactonase: MAFVQLADGDLHYSLEGPADAPLLVLSNSLGTDLHMWDAQMPAFTEHFRVLRFDTRGHGQSLVTPGPYSIEQLGHDVLALLDALHIERAHFCGLSMGGLIGQWLGINAGQRLNKLIVCNTAAKIGDPSVWNPRIETVLRDGPAAMVALRDASIARWFTPDFSAAHPAAAKQITDMLAATNPEGYAANCAAVRDADFRDQLASIKAPLLVIAGTEDAVTPPSGGHFIQEHVHGAEYAEFYAAHLSNVQAGDAFSDRVLTFLLAA, encoded by the coding sequence GTGGCTTTCGTTCAACTCGCCGATGGCGACCTGCATTACTCATTGGAAGGCCCGGCCGATGCGCCGCTGCTGGTGCTGTCCAACTCGTTGGGCACCGACCTGCACATGTGGGACGCCCAGATGCCGGCGTTCACCGAGCACTTTCGCGTGCTGCGTTTCGACACTCGCGGTCACGGCCAGTCGCTGGTGACGCCGGGCCCTTACAGCATCGAGCAACTGGGCCACGACGTGCTGGCACTGCTGGATGCGCTGCACATTGAACGTGCGCATTTCTGCGGTCTGTCGATGGGCGGCTTGATCGGCCAGTGGCTGGGTATCAACGCCGGCCAGCGGCTGAACAAACTGATCGTCTGCAATACGGCGGCGAAAATCGGCGACCCGTCGGTGTGGAATCCGCGCATTGAAACCGTGCTGCGCGACGGCCCGGCGGCGATGGTCGCCTTGCGTGATGCGTCGATTGCCCGTTGGTTTACCCCGGACTTTTCCGCCGCCCATCCGGCAGCGGCCAAGCAGATCACCGACATGCTGGCCGCGACCAATCCTGAAGGTTACGCCGCTAATTGTGCGGCGGTGCGCGATGCGGATTTCCGTGATCAACTGGCGTCGATCAAGGCGCCGCTGCTGGTGATCGCCGGTACGGAAGATGCGGTGACGCCGCCGTCCGGCGGGCATTTCATTCAGGAGCATGTGCACGGCGCCGAGTACGCCGAGTTCTATGCCGCACACCTTTCCAACGTTCAGGCCGGCGACGCGTTCAGCGACCGCGTGCTGACATTTCTGCTGGCCGCTTGA